The DNA region GCCGCGGCGGTCACCAGGGGGGCGGGACTCGGTCCCGCCCCCCTGCGCGCATCGCCGGCCTTTACAAGTCTTGCTGGGCTTCACCGGGTGCGACGCCTACGGTGCAGGCATGCCCGCGACACAGGAGACGAGCACCGTGCTCTCGCCCGATCCGGTCGGCAGCATCGTCCGCTGGCTGGCGATCCGCGAGGTGAGCGGCCAGCCGCTGCCCGCCACCTACCGGCAGATGATCGACGACGTCGAGCACAGCGCGCTGCTGCACCGCCTGCTCTCCGGCCGGGACCCGCACGGGGCGGCGCCGCCGCGGTCCTACGGGCAGCCGTGGTATGGCCTCCTGGAGAGCGGCTCGGCGAGCGGCTGTGACCTCAAGCCGCTCAAGGACCGCCACGGCGCGCTCCCGCGGGTGGCGATCAACGAGTGCCCGTGGAGGGTGCTGCGGCAGCTCGACGGCGGCGCCTGCGTGGTCCAGTACAGCTCCCGGACGCCCCGCTTCCTCGCCCGGCCGAGCCGGCCCCCGTCCACCGGCTGGAGGCTCCGGCGCCTCGACCCCTGGCCGGGGCGTGACCCGCTACCGTTGCAGGGGTGAGCTCCACCCCTCCCCTCCGCCCCGTCCCGATCTCCGCCGCGCGCCCGCCGGCGTCGCCGCCGCGCCACGAGACCATCCTCCCCGAGGAGGAGCGGGACGCCCTCGACGCCCTCGACGCCGCGATCGCCGCCGCCGACGCCGGCTCGCTGCGGGAGGTGGCGGGGCGATGGCCCGGTTTCCTCGACGGCTGGGCCCGACTGGGCCGGCACGCCCTCGCCGGCGGCGACGCCGTCACCGCCTACGCCTGCGCGCGCACCGGCTACCACCGCGGCCTCGACCGGCTCCGGGCCAGCGGCTGGGGCGGGGTCGGGATGGTGCGCTGGGCCCGGCCCACCAACCGTGGCTTCCTCCGCTCCCTCCAGCTGCTGCTGGTCACCTCGGCCCGGCTCGGCGACGAGGCGGAGGCGGAGCGC from Candidatus Dormiibacterota bacterium includes:
- a CDS encoding DUF3151 family protein; the encoded protein is MSSTPPLRPVPISAARPPASPPRHETILPEEERDALDALDAAIAAADAGSLREVAGRWPGFLDGWARLGRHALAGGDAVTAYACARTGYHRGLDRLRASGWGGVGMVRWARPTNRGFLRSLQLLLVTSARLGDEAEAERCRRFLLELDPEDGIGAGAYPSPPGRDAETTPG